In the genome of Clostridia bacterium, the window TACATAGTTCATTAAAGTCACTAATAATTTTGTCAACTGATGTACTTGTTATAAAACATACTCTATTTTTTGATGTAATTTTCTCGTTAGAATGAATTTGGGTGACACAAGTATGAAAATTATTAATGAAATTAACAATTGTCTCGCTTGATCTATAATTACAATTAAGACTTTCAACTAAATATACTTTCTTTTTTTGTAACGAGACTATTATTTGTTCCTTTTCTTTGGATGCCTTAGATTCTTTTCTTTGAAAGGACATAATATTTTGTTCAGGGTCACCAACGAAAACAACATGTGTATTATTGCATTTCCTTAAAACATCGAAAATGTTAAATTGCATATTATTTGTATCCTGAAATTCATCGACGAACAAATGTGAAATTCTTTTGCAAAATCTCTCTTTCACAACTTCGTTTTCTAAAATTTTTACTGCTAACGATATAATTTGGTCATAATTTATAATTCCCTTTTCACGCAAACGTTTAATAATTGCGTTTTTTCTTATGTAATAATCATTTGCTTTGGTGTTAAGTTCTAATTCGTAATCAGAAATAATTATTTCACTTGGTATTAGCCCTATTACACCTCCATACGGTTTAATTAAATAATTAATTAAAAAGCTATGAATTGTACCAATAAAGATATTTTCAGTTATACTAACTTCCATTTCTAAACGTTCTCTAATATCATTTGCTGCAGTATTTGTATATGTAATAACTGCAAGAATTTTATTAGGATAGAGTTCACCAATCGCCTCTTTGACTCGTTTAATAATTTCTGTTGTTTTTCCTGACCCTGCGGCAGCTATAATCAAATTTCCATTTTTCTGCTTCACTATTTTAGTCCTCCATAACAAATGAAAAAATGTTTTTTATATAATCAGGGACAATAAACCCTTCGCTATTTTTGGTTAATTCCTCTTCAAGGTAAAAAGCGAAATCTGATTTATCATTCTTAATCCTTTCAAAGTACTCATCTACATCGATTTGAGTTCTCCATGATACTGAGAGAGTTTTATGTAATTGAGAGTGTAGTTTCCCAAATACTTTAATTAGCAAATCTTTACCAGCACTTTTTTGGTTATATTTTAAGATTTCTTTTTCAAAAGTTTTCTCATTATACTCAATTCTAATAATGTTACAGTCATATTCCTTTTTTAGACTTTCTGCTCTATTTTCTGATTTTGTGTCCTTATCTTTATCCGTTAAAACTCCACATTTTATAAAGTATCCATTCTTTACGACCTCAAGAAAATGCTTAAAAGCAACTCCATTTACATTTATAACATTACATCCTACACTTTCTAAAGTCTTATGATAAAGGATTTTAAAAAATGTAGGAATTAATATTTGCTCGGAAATGCCTTCTACAAGTATAATTCTTCTGGCAAAAAACATACATGAATTGGTCGCATCTAAATATTTCTTTAAATATTTAATATGTTCTTCTCCTATATTTCCATTTTTAAAACCTGTATTTAAATAATGGTATTTTAATTTTTCACCATCTCTAAATAACACAACTAAATTATCAAAATCAAGTGAAGTAGTTACGTGAGTTGAATGTGAAGTTATTAGAATCTGTGTGTCTTTTTGTTTATTATTCAAACTCTCGTTATCAGAATATAATTCTTCTATTTTGCTTAGATTACTTGCCAAGTGCTTCTGAAGATGTGGGTGAAGATGTGCTTCTGGCTCTTCAATACCTATAACTCGAAACGCTAACTTTAATTTATTATCTGTATGAGAAGCCAATTGGGATAATATAAGAGAAATAAAAAGTAAGTTGTTTTTTCCAAGGCCATTTCTATCAATTGATATAGGCTCTTGTCCATATATGAGACATAGTTTTTTTATTATTTCACTTACTTCAGGAGAAGAAAAATTGAAATCTATTTCATTATCTACTCCACTATAAGATAAAGAAAATTTATTTAAAAATCTAACCAACTCTTGTCTAATACTTCTTAATTTTTTATTTTCTTTAATATGTGTATTTAACTCTTCCAATAAAGCTTGAATGTCTGCAAAATCACTTCCATAATCTCTATTAATGATTCGGTAAAGAATCTTATACTCACCATTAGCAACCAATTCTTTTTTAGCGTCTCTAAGTGCGTCAAGAATTTCTAACTTAAGCAACTTAAGAAAGTAAGGCTCGCATTTATTTGTTACAGAATCCCCACCATAAATTAAATATTCATATTGCTCAATTGGAAACTCTACATATTCAAATAACTTTTCCTTAGGAATACCAACCAAACCTTTAAGTATTTCAATCTGCTGCTTTAACCATTCAGTTTTCTTAAATCCATTTCTAGGTCTAAA includes:
- a CDS encoding UvrD-helicase domain-containing protein, with amino-acid sequence MKQKNGNLIIAAAGSGKTTEIIKRVKEAIGELYPNKILAVITYTNTAANDIRERLEMEVSITENIFIGTIHSFLINYLIKPYGGVIGLIPSEIIISDYELELNTKANDYYIRKNAIIKRLREKGIINYDQIISLAVKILENEVVKERFCKRISHLFVDEFQDTNNMQFNIFDVLRKCNNTHVVFVGDPEQNIMSFQRKESKASKEKEQIIVSLQKKKVYLVESLNCNYRSSETIVNFINNFHTCVTQIHSNEKITSKNRVCFITSTSVDKIISDFNELCMNKNFCENKPVERFFLAYKNNAFIGYKKSESYKLEQKTSVISITEEYISSLYSVNKLDLCEYFKYERLELRKKCLRIIYLIKTDKTITEAKVISYIEKEFGLANNTISGEKVTKLRISDITSTYIKKIKNVIAMEDKQITYQCDDYKDSFLTIHKSKGLQADAVLVVASNTKELMKWLETNIKNRMKESTDTCRLGYVAFSRAKEFLCIACKEEINEQVVNRLNDLDVFMYKCKKKETVTSGQTNINKDVI
- a CDS encoding AAA family ATPase; the protein is MYISELTIKNYRNFSENEFVIPLKPFTAIIGENNIGKSNLLDSIGLIISQDITMLKKRMLDIEDINYKTKEKFKKQIADNINKAIDDIATKIVFPEVKVQIILDDMNDDQLAVVGDWFYENTLTKAKLTYLFRPRNGFKKTEWLKQQIEILKGLVGIPKEKLFEYVEFPIEQYEYLIYGGDSVTNKCEPYFLKLLKLEILDALRDAKKELVANGEYKILYRIINRDYGSDFADIQALLEELNTHIKENKKLRSIRQELVRFLNKFSLSYSGVDNEIDFNFSSPEVSEIIKKLCLIYGQEPISIDRNGLGKNNLLFISLILSQLASHTDNKLKLAFRVIGIEEPEAHLHPHLQKHLASNLSKIEELYSDNESLNNKQKDTQILITSHSTHVTTSLDFDNLVVLFRDGEKLKYHYLNTGFKNGNIGEEHIKYLKKYLDATNSCMFFARRIILVEGISEQILIPTFFKILYHKTLESVGCNVINVNGVAFKHFLEVVKNGYFIKCGVLTDKDKDTKSENRAESLKKEYDCNIIRIEYNEKTFEKEILKYNQKSAGKDLLIKVFGKLHSQLHKTLSVSWRTQIDVDEYFERIKNDKSDFAFYLEEELTKNSEGFIVPDYIKNIFSFVMED